The DNA sequence AGTGTCGGTTGTGCAACAGTTATCTACTCATTAGCTTGAGTTTTTTCCTGCAAAGCTATCGACTCATCATCGGCTCGATGAAAGTACAGAAGTTTCAATGGTGCCACAGTTTCCTGATatataaacaatcaaattataGTATTGGTTAGCATCAATGCCATATTTGACAACATAGTTGTGCACAAATAAAACTACCAATTGTATCACCTCACAACATAGATCACGTAGCCGAAGAGGGAAATGTAAGCCCAATGAGCAGTTATCCAATTTTTCAGGACTTTCCATCCAACCACTCTGACCATTAATCACTTTGTTCCGATACATGGTTATCTAGAATGAAAACAGAAGAAACATTTAGCAatagtaaagaaaaaaacctTGCCAAAAAGAATGCaaagaatttgaagaaaaaatgtgattgtgaagaaaaaatgaacCTCATCGAACAAGGGATGCTTCATCTCGGGGTCAGTAAAATCAGTTGGTATACCCGAAAGCAAATACTTTTGCTTATCCTTGGATTTGGTCTCATTCTCAGTCAGTCTCAATTTTTCAACCTCAAAGATGAGTATCCACTGAATGAGACAGGATACATGATATTGATGGAATGCCTGTAATACAAATGGAGATAAAGTATTAATTTGGAGAAATAGCAAATACTACCAGaataaaagttaatgaaaaggaGAGGGTTGAGATGATGTCCAACCCCAGAATAATTTCTAGTACTGCATAGAAgcttttcaaactttttagTCTTCATATTTAACAGAGCAGCTACATCTTTGTTTGGCGACATCCCATATTTGCATATAGCACATATCTTCTTAGAGCCGATATCGGTGCAAGAAAAGGTGACAACAGCAGATTCATGAATAGGCACTTCCTCAGTGTGGGAATCAACATTCTCAGCGTGGGAATCAACATTCCCTAGCCATTCACACCATATTCTACTAGCTTTAACGGAGACTCCATCCTTCTCCAACAACCTGGCACCAATCTTTCCAACTCCAATATATTTCCCACCAGTTTTATCACTAGATTTAACCTTTGCAAGGCTGTCTGCAGCAGTGTTATGTGTCTCTAGCAACTTGCCTTTCCCTTTGTCCGAGGCAGGTAAGCTTGTACGTTGCTCCTCCTTCTTATGATCATGGAAGAAAAGCATACCATCATTGAACGGCCATGGACTTGGTCTGAGCAGTGTACGGCGTGCAGTGAATGCATAATCGCGGTGTCTAGGTTTCTCAATGTGCTCTGAAATGCGACCTTCATCACAGCAATGCTCACGGCACACAGCACAAAAGAAGATAAACCTACTGCTgccccaaaaggatttctctTCCCTGATATCCACATATGGATGCCCCTTTTCACGAACACGACGCACAACATCTTCCATTCTAGCAACGTCTTCCTCGGACTGCTCATATTTCTTCAACATCAGAGCAAGATCTTCTTCCGTAAGAAAATCTGGTTCCATCTCCCCCAATCAAAATCTTCAAGAAACGTATGCTGCCTTAAAACCTAAAACCCCAATTCTATGCGCATGATTTAGCAGATAGTGAAAACCAAGAAATTCAATTAGTAGACAAGAATCCAAGTTTCAGCTAAAAAAACAcgacataaatgaaaattcgCAGTTAAGAAAGCATGATTACAGATAGTGAAAAAAACCaagaaattcaattataaaagcAATAAATGATATTAGTGACAAGAATCCAAGTTTCAGGTCCATAAATGACACTTGGCAGTTCAAGAAATCATGATTTAGCAGAGCGAAAACCAAGAAATTCAATTAAAGAAAACCTAAAATCCCAACCGTCGCAATTAAAGAAAGCGTGATTTCGCAGGTAGTGAAATCAATAACTATAAAAGCTAAAGCTAAAAAAACAGAAAGATAACGAAATCGTAGGTTGGATTACAAACCGTCTAGCTACTCTTCCTCCTCCAATCGCACAGcgatttcttccaaaattGAGCAAAAACGAAAACGACAGAGTAAGGAGGGAAGTTTCGCACAGAATAACGCGATCAGAGAGTGGCTAATTTTGAATGTGTttccagagagagagagagagtttacGTCATTTTCATGGCGGTTACAGAGAGGGAGGGAAGGGGACGATTCAAATTGGGGGAAGATAATtaacaaacatttaaattacaaaatggcCGGTTAAACCGGTTTTTCTTTAAACCGGGTTTTCTTTAAACCGGTTTTCTTGTCAACttatttcttcactttcttaCCCTTTTCATCATGTTTGTAAACGTTCCATTATTTAGCTAAgtcaaaaatatgaaattactTAGAACTTTtaaacttattattattattatgattagagataatattgagaaattaattatatatacatttagctatttttaaattttagaattttaagagtaatttagtaataaaatattaataagatatgaatgactaatattatttcattgaaTGATAACGCTTAgaaattaagtactccctccgtcctactccctccgtcccagagaagttggcatactttgaaaatggcacgggattttaggaggttttgttatgtgtgttaaatggagagaaaaaatataatttttatattcatgtgagagagaactttttccaaaaagggaaatgtgacatcttttgtgggacaaactaaaaaggaaagtgtgacattttttatgggacggagataGTAGTATATACACATATAGTCGTTTTATATGCGTacacaaaatctaaaattgataatttacAGTGTGAAAACACTTATTTACGCATATATTCAATTTACAGTTGCAGGTAAAGAAGTAGTGTactagttttgtttttatatttgagttatatataaaaattagtcactttatatttttattaaatttctttatttaattaagtaaaccTCACCTTTCACTAATAATATcacaactatttttttatattatttattcgtgttttattatttatttttatattcttgtAAAGCTCGTTACTAAATCCATTGTTGCAACCAATGTAGTATACTCCTTTTGTCCCAAGAAAAGCGGTCTATTTTTTTGGGTGATACGAGTTTTTATGCAGTGTTATGTTATGTGTTATgtgaaaatagaataaagttaaaagtaataaagtataaataaatatttttctatctttAGTAATATGtcatattaataattagttGGAACAAACCAAGAAAGAAAGTAGATCACTTTCACTGAGACTAAGCGAGTAAATAATGAAGCTcttacaaataatattttttgcgTCCAAACACTAGTTGAAACGTAGGAATATATCGCAATTAGACTGGGATGGAGAAATTACAAATGTGAGGTTATATGTAATCTAAAAAAACTCTTAACAATAAATTGTGACTATATgtaatctaaaaaaaataaaaataaaaataaaaataaagaaaatccTTCGGGAAAAAGTGCAAAGACCAAAGATTGTCCGTCGTGGGCTTGGGATTATAGAAACTTGGAGTCTTCTCTTTTACTCCttgttttaatatttcctaCTCCGTCTGTGTCTATACATAAAAGAtagtttcattattttattttgatatttccccaaaattagttcaataccaaaaatagaaaaattttcttaatttattttttttcctttcttaattttttctcttttcctctcATGTTTTATAgaatactttttctttttctctcatattttatatatcttttttctcttttatctctcttattttaccaattttaacattaaaattattgttatcCACTATAGGACTATTTTCGATAGACAAAGAGAATGTATCTGTTGTAAACTAAGGATGTGATAAATATTGATCATTATTTAACCGAACTTATATTCATTCTAacttaaatacaaatataaactaaaagaGGATTCCCAATGCTATCCCTAAAAACTCctttatttctccctaactcctgctacatcagcgccacatcagcactaaaatttatccccagtttttagccaacttttagctaactgctccaatggtttctcccttatttttccctaactcaacatttcatttttacatcatcactaatatTGTTTActtttccctacaaatgtgtttaataaatagatttataatgaacaattcatcgttgtattaatcattgcaaaatataatacaacgagaaaaaaaaactacaaatgaaaaaccataaaaaacaaagatttaaaaaactaagagggatttgaagattgaagattgaagattgagataatgagattgaaaaattgagagaatgaagattgtgtgtgatgaatggaggaggaggaggaattatatataggtttgGAATTATAGCcgttggtaaaaaaaaaaaaaaaaaaaaaaaaacgccgaAATAATCGCCGAAAATCGCCGAATCGCGCCTACAGTAACTCGGCGATAACTCGGCGATGCAGCGGAAGTCCGAATTAACGCCGAAAAACGCCGAAACACTCCCAACGGTCGGCGATATTCGGCGCAAAATCGCCGAGTGTTATCGCCGGACCATTGGGAATGCTCTAAGAGGTTTCTTTGTAGTCCTTTTTGGTTTTCTTTTCCGAATAAGAGGATCTACTTGTCTGACTTTTCcggttttctttgtttgtcGTCCCAGAATCTTTCTGATGTCCTTTCaggtttctttctttttcgtcCTTATCATTGTCGGTTCTTTTTTTAGAGTTCTTTATCGGTTTTCTTTGTCGATtcttttctaaattaaaagatagCAAAACAGAATAGGCATGTGATTCTTTTCTGAATCGAGGGATAGCAAAAGAATACAAtatctctctccaattaaatgTTCAAATTCATCAATAAGAGATGACAACAACATGAAATTCCATCTCGAGGAAAAGAGGGATTTTAACCGTGGAGTTTATATAAGCCTCATGCCACAATAAAATAGAGCATTCAATGAACTATACTCCCtacgtccgccattaggagtctcattccttgaatgcacgggttttaagaaatgttaagaacactggatggaaaaaagttagttgaatatgGGTCTCAATtctatatattagttttaaataaaatttgagtggaatgagttagtggaatggaagaccctattatcatttatgataaaaaagtgAATCGAGACTCATATTTGaggatggactaaaatggaaaaaaaagggaaTCCTATTCACGGACAGGACAGAGTGAGTATTTAATATAGTATCACAActtagaaacaaaaattaatgagaaaataaataaaattcaataaagaGCAAACAAGCCTAAAACTTCTAAAACTTTGTATAGATGATCAAATAGATTGTGCATGGATTGAATGtagttaaacaattttaagGTGAAATGAAGCTTCCTTCATACTCAACGAAAGCAGAAATCTCCGGAAGCAAACGTGCGATGAATTCCCGAGCACGACAATCATACAAAAGTAACGAAACCCTATCTCCCAAAAGTAACAACCTCCAAACCGCACAATCAAGCTTCTTCAACACCGCAAAATCATCGCCCCTCCAAAGAGGCAGATCCCGTATTACAGCTAGTTCCATATTCGTCACAAGATTCGTCACAAGAGTCCATATAAGCTCGTTCCCTTCAACTCTCGACTCATAAACCTTCAGCACatcaatgcatgaaacgaatAAAAAAAACGAGCAATCATCCTTTGCAAGAAAATCAAGTTTGCACCCCCTCATAAGCCCTTGACTCGATATTGTGAATGTCCGAAACACTTCATTCTTCATATCAAAGCTCAGTATGACAGTCGATGGGTCTCCCGTCCGCCACCCTAGCCAGTACACAAAGGAGCCATTCCTGCACGACGACTTCATGAAGGGATACGTGGACAATTCTTGATCAAGAGCCAACTCTCTCCAAGAATCCGTCCTTCTCGAATATAGGTAGGCTTGGACACAACCATGGTCTCGGATGCAACATAGCAGCTGCACCACTTTGTAATCTTCATCGAAACCAATTCCAACCTGTTGGTAACGCATGATCCGTCCACACAAGTGGCAAGGATTGTGGGGAGAAAGAGGTAGAATCTTCAATTGACCTAGAAAAGGATTGCATACGACTATGGATGAAATATGTACATCCGATATGCATATTAGACCCTTAACCGCCCCAGCTACCTCCAAACACCTATTCGGATCCTCCATTATCCTACGATCTTCTAGGTCGAAAGACGGAAGGTCAAACGATATTAAAAACCCGTTGTATATAAGCTCTGTTGATAGCTTCAACTCTCCACTATTTTCAACACAAGTAAATTGTATGCACACTGCATCATCAGCTTTGTCGTTGTCGTTATTGTTGTTGATATGTAGCTCATTGTGCAGCTCGCAAAAACGTGTAGAATCGATGACATCACACCAAAATTTGCAGACAGCTCTGAATTTCAAGAGGGATCGAACGGGAAGATGCAAGAGGATCTCTGTCACCACATCGTTGTTCATTGTTGTTTATGAATATTGAATGAAATTGTTGGAATTATGGTTCTTTTTATAGCCGGTGACAATGTATCAAGAGATATTTATATGGTTAGggttagttatttttgtttagtttactATGGATGTTGATacttaaatttggtaaaaaaaaaattggtaatgtaatttggtaattttttaAGTTACGTTGAATGCAAGTTTGGGTATATAATGATGATGTATCAAATAGATGGTATATATCTAAGTAATACGTGTGCGTATAATTGACCAAGATTTTGtcaaagattttattttcataaatacatTACCAAAGattttgtcaaatatttaattttcataaatacatTAGTACATTACCGTggattataataaatattgtgacAATTGTTTATTATTACAATACAGTAGGCGAAAgatctttttgtttttattttcaattgtatgttACTCCTTATAATAAATCTAGTGACAATtgatattgaattattatattaatcaaaatcatgaatttgagCTCCATGGGTTAAAGGGTTAGTTTTTTTTCCCCACTCTTTGGGGCATTTATCTGAATATGTGCAATTATCATTTAATactcattatttttcattttttgaataaatatttatgaaaattaattatggcCATCAGAATATCAATGTGCATGGCGACTGAAATTTACACGTTGATTGAGTAATCGATGTTTAATTTCGACTATCACATTGATATTTCGATCCGTAAGATTTTTTATGGATGTTTACTAAATGATGTGGCATTTTCTGTTAAAAGTCATAAAtgataatacaaaattaacCATTTAATCTACACATTAAATAGAATTGATTATATTTACTAAACaccttattttgttttgtcttctatttcattttatcttcGTTTAACACAATATTTAATCTTCATTCCCAAAAAAACACCATAAATAAGTAGGGACTAGGGACTAAGGGAGTAAAATAGATCAAACTAATCATTCTTGTGCTCATCAAATGTTGTGTAATATTCACTGACAATTTGTGTAATATACACAAAGTGTGTGCCAAAAGCAACCATAATTTTCTGTCAAAATTgaacatgaaaataatatatattcatacaTTAGAAGCATTCTTCTTCTCACTATCAGTCAAGTTTAATATCAAAACTCTCATAATCAGCCTCATTGCAAATGGCCATAGCTCAAGAACCCTCGAAAATGGCCCTCGGACACAGTCAAGTTCCACCAGAGCTGGCTTCCGCAGCCTTTTTCTCCCTCTGCTTTTCcctcttcttcttgtttttcAGCGCGTTCTTGCTCAGTTCTCTGTGATTGACACACGGAGGGAAGTtcagaagaaaatataattaaaacgcTTCAAGCAAAAGAAACATCGACACACTTACCCAGTAGGACTTTCTCCGAATAGCTGCATGCACAAAATAAATAACGAATCagtacatgtatatataatcGAGAAAAacgaaataaacaaaaaactaGATTGTGAGCAGACTTGTTTGAATCAGTTTGGCAATTTTTTCAGATTTACCTCTGCCTGAACTGCAGCTGCTGCTTTAGCACTAGGCGGGCGATAGGCAGCGGGCTTTTGTGGAATAGCTGGTTTTGAAATGGGCTGCGCAGATTTCGATCCTTGTCCTGACATATTAGTCTCATTTGAGTATCTCTTACGGTAATAATACATTGGATAGTGTTTTCTGGGAAGGCAAGCAAAAAGATGGACCTTGTTTCGTGGTTGTATCGTCCAATTTCAGTGAGCCGACAGACTTCACAACTTCTTCAATATCAGCAAACTTATCGGGTGACTGTGGTTTCCAGTCTACCTGCATCGATGAAGAAAAGCCAGCTAAGAAAAAGAACATAATTCCCACGAAGGACAGAAAATCAGGAGGTATTGACCTGAAAC is a window from the Salvia hispanica cultivar TCC Black 2014 chromosome 1, UniMelb_Shisp_WGS_1.0, whole genome shotgun sequence genome containing:
- the LOC125208038 gene encoding putative F-box only protein 11, with amino-acid sequence MNNDVVTEILLHLPVRSLLKFRAVCKFWCDVIDSTRFCELHNELHINNNNDNDKADDAVCIQFTCVENSGELKLSTELIYNGFLISFDLPSFDLEDRRIMEDPNRCLEVAGAVKGLICISDVHISSIVVCNPFLGQLKILPLSPHNPCHLCGRIMRYQQVGIGFDEDYKVVQLLCCIRDHGCVQAYLYSRRTDSWRELALDQELSTYPFMKSSCRNGSFVYWLGWRTGDPSTVILSFDMKNEVFRTFTISSQGLMRGCKLDFLAKDDCSFFLFVSCIDVLKVYESRVEGNELIWTLVTNLVTNMELAVIRDLPLWRGDDFAVLKKLDCAVWRLLLLGDRVSLLLYDCRAREFIARLLPEISAFVEYEGSFISP